A region of Sparus aurata chromosome 8, fSpaAur1.1, whole genome shotgun sequence DNA encodes the following proteins:
- the c2cd4a gene encoding C2 calcium-dependent domain-containing protein 4A → MWVVEKIRVSVERSNLPIPSAELSFKISDIMFGEKGDKLKRISLCPNVITPDNIPEFCIPPTIPSLQEMRNTEQSRAARIKVSPCERACPEIEITRHEPIHPHIIQVESVDENPCDGCSDEETTNADPQSQAALSLPHLAKAQTCYGFCTLLESPHTRRKESLFHSDPGSSPLLLPKSRTSICSKHSPSTSPSSSPSSFSLNSLTARLSPRGYTLNWQTTLDSDTTSSTESSPFSSPLLTRCPAKSSLFKALSHELLLSRNMRKAMVSRNNSLSTDEGSSTDNSPNVMRRASEGLVEGLPSSCSLAPPNIFPMDLTLHRERVMKERMVPIGKDGSLRLSAEYCSDNQRLRVRLISAEGLYPLSVDPKIINCSVSLSLVPGKVQKQRSTVIRKSRNPIFNEDFFFDSISEEDLSQWSLRFKVVNKMSTLKRDYLLGDCDLPLSSIVTL, encoded by the coding sequence ATGTGGGTGGTGGAGAAGATCCGTGTGTCAGTGGAGAGATCTAACCTGCCCATCCCGTCAGCAGAACTCAGCTTTAAAATCAGCGACATCATGTTCGGAGAAAAAGGTGACAAACTCAAAAGGATTTCCCTCTGTCCCAACGTCATCACCCCTGACAACATCCCCGAGTTCTGCATCCCGCCCACGATCCCATCCCTGCAGGAGATGAGGAATACGGAGCAGAGCCGAGCCGCTCGCATCAAGGTGTCTCCCTGTGAGAGGGCTTGCCCTGAGATAGAGATAACGCGCCATGAGCCCATCCACCCACACATTATCCAGGTGGAGAGTGTGGACGAGAACCCCTGCGATGGCTGCAGCGATGAAGAGACTACCAATGCAGATCCCCAGAGCCAGGCCGCCCTGTCCCTTCCACACCTGGCCAAAGCTCAGACCTGCTACGGCTTTTGCACCTTGCTGGAGAGCCCCCACACGAGGAGGAAGGAGTCGCTCTTCCACTCTGATCCCGGCTCCTCTCCCCTGCTGCTGCCCAAGAGTCGAACCAGCATATGCTCCAAACActccccctccacctcaccCTCCTCTTCACCTTCCTCCTTCAGCCTCAACTCCCTGACCGCCAGGCTTTCCCCGAGAGGGTACACCCTGAACTGGCAGACCACTCTGGACAGCGATACGACTTCCTCTACCGAATCCTCTCCTTTCAGCTCGCCGCTGCTGACCAGGTGCCCTGCCAAGTCTTCCCTGTTCAAAGCACTGAGCCATGAACTGCTGTTGTCAAGGAACATGAGGAAGGCGATGGTGTCCAGGAACAATTCCCTGTCCACGGATGAAGGCAGCTCCACAGACAATAGCCCCAATGTCATGAGGAGGGCATCAGAGGGGTTGGTTGAAGGCCTgcccagcagctgcagcctggCACCGCCAAACATCTTCCCCATGGACTTGACTCTGCACAGAGAGAGGGTAATGAAGGAAAGAATGGTACCCATAGGGAAAGACGGCAGCCTGAGACTCTCAGCAGAGTACTGCTCAGATAACCAAAGACTACGGGTTCGACTGATCAGCGCTGAGGGCCTCTATCCTCTCTCTGTAGACCCAAAGATTATCAACTGCAGCGTTAGCCTCTCTCTGGTTCCCGGAAAAGTGCAGAAGCAGCGCAGCACAGTCATCAGAAAGAGCCGTAATCCAATCTTCAATGAGGATTTCTTCTTTGATAGTATCTCAGAGGAAGACCTCAGCCAGTGGTCCCTCCGCTTCAAAGTGGTGAACAAAATGTCCACCCTGAAAAGAGATTATCTCCTGGGTGACTGTGATTTGCCTCTTTCTAGCATTGTGACATTATAA